The sequence CCTGCTCATCGCGCGCCTGCACCAGCAGCAACCGCTCGGGCATGTGGCGCCTGAGCTGCTGGAAGAAATCGAGCGGCAGATAGGGCCGCTGGCCTCGCTCGAGATAGGTCATGCAGTAGCAGCGGTAGAAGGCCGCGATGTCATCAGGGCCAATCTGCGCTCCCTCGAGCCTGGCCAGCGTGAAGCCCTGCTCGGCGACCTTGCGCCGCTCGCGACGGATCTCCTTGCGCCGTTTGGAGCGCAGACTCTCGAGCCAGGTGGCGAAGTCAGGCTCGCCGCGTGACTGCCAGTGATATTGCATCCCGGGACGCGAAATCAGCTCCGGAATCGCCGCCTGCCAGTCTTGCCGCTCCTGTGCCGAGGCAAACAGCAGATGAAACCCGCTGTGCTCATAACGACGCAGCGCGCTACCCGGCTCAGCCGCGGGTGCGATACCCGCCTTGAGGTGCGGCCACAACCAGGCAAGCAAGGCACGCCGGGCAGCGGGCGACGTCAACTGCGGCGAGGTGACAAGACGCGGCCCGTCACTGGGGGTGAACGGCACGGCAGTCAACTGCTTGGGGTAATAGCGACCACCGGCCTGCTCCAGGGCCTCCGCCCATTGCTGGTCGAACACATATTCGCCACGCGAGTGCAGTTTGAGATAGCGCAGCAGCCCTGCCAGCAAGCGGCCGTCGGCGTCTCGCACTACCAGATGGGCAGGATGCCAACCACTGGCGGCGCTGGCCGCACCGCAGCTCTCCAGCGCGCTCAGATAGGCATGTTGCAGGAAGGGATAGTCATCGCCTGCCAGCGCATTCCACTCACTGACGGTGAGGGCGTCGAGGGAATTCAGCACCTCCAGGCGCCAACCCTGCTTCTCTGCGGCATCTGCGGCGCTCGCAACCTGCTGCTGGCCTGTCGCAGCCCCTGCCGCGTGAGCCGCCGCCCCTGTCGCCGCCTCATCCTCTACCTGCCATTGCCCTGTCACCGTACTCTCCTCATGGTCTTGCCATGCCCACCGCTGATGCAGACATGCCGCATATCCCAGGACATGCTAGTGTGTCGTCATGATGCAGGACAACGAGACCCACATGACAGAGACTCCCACGCCGCCCGACGACACGTCCACGAGCGGCTCGCAGACCCCGGGGCGCACTCAAGAGTCCTCGCAAGGGCCCTCTCAAGGCCCGTATGCGCCGACCCCGCCCGCGCAGGACACCCATGCCAGCACGAATCTCATGGCAGTGGCCGCCTTCGCCCTGAGCGTGCTCGGCTGCCTGCTCGCGCCTGCGGCACTCGGCGGCGTCGTGTGTGGCCACATTGCGCGCAGCCAGATCCGCCGCAGTGGCGAAGCCGGTGACAGCTGGGCCCTGGCCGGGCTGATTCTCGGTTATCTGCTGATCGCCCTGTCGCTGGCCGGCCTGCTGATGTTCGGCGGCATGATGCTGACCATGTTCGGCATCATGGCCTTCAGCACCTGACCAGCGCCTGGGCTCTCCGGCTTGAACGTGCAGCGCGCCTGCACGGATAATGCGTCGACATTGCTTCCCCGTGCCAGCGGGGCATGCCTGCCTCTCGCAGCGCCTGCCCTGCCAGCGATTCCGGTTCCCCCGAGCCGCCTTGATACTGAGCGAGCCTCGATGTTGTACTCGATTCTCGATAATGATTTCTACAAGTTCACCATGCAGAACGCCGTGGTGAAACTGTTTCCGTATGCGCGCGCTCGCTACGCCTTCATCAACCGTGGCGAGCATTCGTTCCCGCCGGGGTTCGGCGAGGCCTTGCGCATCGCGGTAGACAACATGGCCGAACTGGCATTGAGCGTGGAAGAGAAATCCTTCCTCGAGCTTCACTGCCCCTTCCTGGACCCGACCTACCGCGACTTCCTGGCGGGCTTCCGCTTCGATCCCTCCGAAATCACCATCACCCAGACCGGTGATGAGCTGGAGGTGCATATCGAAGGCTACTGGTATCGCACCATCCTGTGGGAAGTCCCGCTGATGGCGATGATCAGCGAGCTCTGGTATCAGCTGGGCGGAGATCAACGCGACAGCGATCAGGCCCTGCGCGACAGCACCCTGGCCAAGATCGAGCACTACAAGCGTCTCGGCATCCGCGTGGCGGAATTCGGTACTCGTCGTCGGCACTCCTACGATGTGCACGACAAGGTGGTCGCGGGCCTCAAGGATCACGGCCGCGGCTGCTTCATCGGCACCAGCAACGTGCACATGGCGCAGCGCCATGGCATCAAGCCGATCGGCACGCACGCCCATGAGTGGTTCATGTTTCATGCCGCGCGCTTCGGCTTCAAGATGGCCAACATCCTGGCGTTGGAGAACTGGGTCAAGGTCTATCGCGGCGACCTGGGGATCGCCCTGTCTGACACCTTCACCAGCCAGGCCTTCTTCAAGAGCTTCGACAAGAAATTCGCCAAGCTGTTTGACGGCGTGCGCCACGACAGTGGTGACCCCATCGACTTCGCCGAGACCACCATCCGTCACTATGAGTCGCTGGGGATCGACCCCAAGACCAAGACCATCGTGTTCTCCGATGGCCTGGACACCGACAAGGTCGATCGCATCGTGCGCTACTGCGCCGGACGTATCGGCATGTCGTTCGGCATCGGCACCAACTTCACCAATGATGTCGGCCCGCAACCGATGAACATGGTGATCAAGATGACCGAAGCCCGCCCCGAGGGTCAGGAATGGGTGCCGGTGATCAAGCTGTCGGATGTCTCGAGCAAACACACCGGTGACCCCGACATGATTCGTCTGGCGCACCAGGTGCTGTCGCTCAAGGAGCTGGATTGAGCCGCGCGCTCAGCGAGAGCTGAGCGCCTTGCCATGGCCTCCTGCCAGAGGCCTTGAAACAGGCTCATGAACCAGCTTCTGGAAAAGCCCCATGAAAAAGCCCGCCCGGAAACTTCCCGGGCGGGCTTTTGCATGTCGATCCCCTTCAGCACCGGTGACGGCGGCTCAGGTCTTGACTGACTTCTTCGGTGTCTTGAAGACCTCATTGAAGAGGTTGAGCATGACCTGCCAGGAAGCCGAATCTGCGGCTGCATCATAGCCCAGCGGCAGATCGTACCTGGCCGCCTTGGCATCCGACTCCGGATTGGTGAAGGCGTGCCTGGCGCCCGGATACTGGATCAACGTGGTGCGCGTCTCGAGTGACTGGAAGGTCGCGACCAGCTTGTCGAGATCCTCCTGCGGCACCAGCGTATCGGCCGCGCCATTCTGGATCACGACCCGGCCGGCAAACGGCTCGGGCTCCGTCACGGCAATCGACGGGCTGCCATGGAAGCTGACGACCGCCTTGAGCGGCGCTCCGGTCAGCGCCATGTTGAGCACCACGGCACCGCCGAAGCAGTAGCCGATTGCCGCCATGCGCTCGCCATCGACTTCCGGGCGTGAGCGCAGCACCGCCAGCGCCGAATTGAAGCTGGATTCGGCCTTTGGCCAGTCACTCATCACCGCAGAGGAAAAAGCACCGGCCTCCTTGGGGTGCTCGGCCGTGCGCCCACCACCATACATGTCGACGGCCATGACCACGTAGCCCAATCCTGCCAGCTGTTCGGCGCGCTTGCGGGCGTAGCTGTTCAAGCCCCACCACTCATGTACCAACAGGATACCGGGACGGCGCCCCTGCGCCTTGGCATCGCGTGCGATCAGGCCGACGTGCTCCTCACCATTGGCCCGATAGGTCACCGTCTCCGTCACCACCTGCGGCCCCTCGAGACGATTGACCAGCGGTGCATCCTCGGCGGCCATGGCCTGTCCGGCAGAAAATACCGACTGTGCAAACAACAGGGTGCCAGCGCACCAGCCACGTAACATTCGCATCGTCTACTCCTTGTATGACGTGATCCACTTGCATGACGCGATCCACAACCCGAGACACCGGCTGCCGGTGTGCCCGATTGATCACCGGTGTTGGCTCAATTGTCCTCGCTCAAGGACTGCGATGCCAGCACCACCCGATCGCGACCGCTGCGCTTGGCACTGTAGAGCGCCATATCGGCACGGTGCAGGTAGCCGTCCCGAGTCTCCCCCGACTGGGGTGTCGCCACCCCCATGCTGATGGTGCAGTGCAATGTGAGTGACTTGAAGCGAACTTCCAACGCCGCGATCTGCTGTCGCAGTCGCTCGGCCATTCCGACACCGGTGGCCGTGCCGGCATCGGTGAGCAGGACGGCAAATTCCTCGCCGCCCAGACGCGCAAAGCAGTCGTCGCGCCGCAGCTGGGCACGACACGCCTCGCCAAGACTGATCAGTACCTGATCGCCCGCCGCATGACCGTGAGTGTCATTGACGCGCTTGAAGTGGTCGATATCAAACAAGATCAACGCCACCTGCTCCCGCGATGACGAACTCAGCAGGGTATCGAGCGTGTCGAGGAAGCTGGCGCGGGTCATGGCGCCCGTCATGGCGTCCGTCATCGCTTCATGCTCACGCCGCTGTTCGATCAGCTTGCGCTCATGAATGTTGCGCGACACCGACAGCACGCGCTGATAACGCCCGGTGGCGGGGTCCATCGAGGGCGTCGAGATCGACTCGAACCACAGGGTATGCCCGGCCTTGTGTTGAATTCTGAAGTCAATGCGAAATACCTCGCCGAGACAGGCGGCACGATGGACTTCATGGGCGATGCGCTGCATGTCGTCAGGGTGGATGAGCTGCTTGATCTCATGACCGATGACCTCCTGCGGCCGGTAGCCACAGAGCTTTTCCACCGAGGGGCTGATGTACTGACAGATGCCGTGGGAGTCCTCGATGCTGACCAGATCGCTGACGGAGTTGAGGATGAATCGGTAGCGCTCCTCGCTCTGGCGCAGCTCATCCTCGATACGGTATCGAGCGGTGGCATCGTCA comes from bacterium Scap17 and encodes:
- a CDS encoding DUF4190 domain-containing protein, which codes for MAVAAFALSVLGCLLAPAALGGVVCGHIARSQIRRSGEAGDSWALAGLILGYLLIALSLAGLLMFGGMMLTMFGIMAFST
- a CDS encoding GNAT family N-acetyltransferase, which produces MEVLNSLDALTVSEWNALAGDDYPFLQHAYLSALESCGAASAASGWHPAHLVVRDADGRLLAGLLRYLKLHSRGEYVFDQQWAEALEQAGGRYYPKQLTAVPFTPSDGPRLVTSPQLTSPAARRALLAWLWPHLKAGIAPAAEPGSALRRYEHSGFHLLFASAQERQDWQAAIPELISRPGMQYHWQSRGEPDFATWLESLRSKRRKEIRRERRKVAEQGFTLARLEGAQIGPDDIAAFYRCYCMTYLERGQRPYLPLDFFQQLRRHMPERLLLVQARDEQGVPVAAALCLIGSDCLYGRWWGSEVHADCLHFEVCYYQGLEFCLQRGLKRFDPGTQGEHKISRGFAAYATGSLHWLMHPGLQEAVAEAVEEEARWISKARQQVTAMLPYREAAPQPAQE
- the pncB gene encoding nicotinate phosphoribosyltransferase, coding for MLYSILDNDFYKFTMQNAVVKLFPYARARYAFINRGEHSFPPGFGEALRIAVDNMAELALSVEEKSFLELHCPFLDPTYRDFLAGFRFDPSEITITQTGDELEVHIEGYWYRTILWEVPLMAMISELWYQLGGDQRDSDQALRDSTLAKIEHYKRLGIRVAEFGTRRRHSYDVHDKVVAGLKDHGRGCFIGTSNVHMAQRHGIKPIGTHAHEWFMFHAARFGFKMANILALENWVKVYRGDLGIALSDTFTSQAFFKSFDKKFAKLFDGVRHDSGDPIDFAETTIRHYESLGIDPKTKTIVFSDGLDTDKVDRIVRYCAGRIGMSFGIGTNFTNDVGPQPMNMVIKMTEARPEGQEWVPVIKLSDVSSKHTGDPDMIRLAHQVLSLKELD
- a CDS encoding dienelactone hydrolase family protein, with protein sequence MAAEDAPLVNRLEGPQVVTETVTYRANGEEHVGLIARDAKAQGRRPGILLVHEWWGLNSYARKRAEQLAGLGYVVMAVDMYGGGRTAEHPKEAGAFSSAVMSDWPKAESSFNSALAVLRSRPEVDGERMAAIGYCFGGAVVLNMALTGAPLKAVVSFHGSPSIAVTEPEPFAGRVVIQNGAADTLVPQEDLDKLVATFQSLETRTTLIQYPGARHAFTNPESDAKAARYDLPLGYDAAADSASWQVMLNLFNEVFKTPKKSVKT